AAAACTTCGGTATTGGTCGCTTGACCCGTgaacagggtcaagcgtgtgatgggatttttccATCGCGGATCCTTATAGGATAGGGTTGCGGGGGAAGGAGATCGTAAGGGAGTGTGCGGTGAGCTGTAGTGAATGGAGGATGGGATgataaccacaaaaaaaatattacgtagAGTTAGATAAttatacttagatacttagacgGCCCGTCTGCACCGGACATGCGgaccccagcatctcttcctcttttgtttcgttccctcgtcatgtcatccaagatgttttcaagtttcacgagtgacgttgacgaggtccttgagccgtatccagccgAGTTCTCAGCtagtccatccgtgtagcgaacacgtcactccatctcgttggcggtctccctcgaggggtttaacatctcttgggatccactttagcattcttttagtccatctatcgtcgaatCTTCTCAAAATGTGATCGGCGCAtctttcgatatatatatatatatatatatatatattccgctgggtcgcgaagacgggacattcctcttaagtcggagctgtgaagaccggctaggtgttgtgtgcgccggttaaacttaaACTAACTAAACTTAACGTAAGTAGcctcctagacgtggcagcggtgtctgcccacgtctccactgcgtaacagagcgctggaagaactgtcaaGTCGAACTGATGGACACGAAGATCTTGGCCCGTCaattggtccgtagcttccttgacgggtgcgaatgctgcccatgctgctcttattcttctattcagttcttccttcaagtcgttttccatattcatacaacatatatgtatatatatatatatatatatatatatatgttatatatatatatattttcatatattatatgttatatattttctatttcattttctattcatacaacgtccgaggtatacgtatgacgaagtttccacgatttgagaGCCtccaagttgtactcctcggCAGTAGTAGCTCTTCATGAACtatgtcttctttctgtttattcgcaatccTATTCTCTTTCCTGCTTTTCGCTGTGGTTtcttgagcatcgtttctgcttcattggtacttctcgaaaagggaacgatgtcgtccgcgaaacgaagattcgagagaaatcttccatcaacgcGTATGCCCTTTTCTTCCCAGAAAAGTGacttcattatccattgcaatacAGCcatgaacagcttcggcgatagaGTATTGCCTTGTCGTACCTCCTTTTCAATGGGTAtcgtgagagggcggtggaaaatctgtatcctagtcgtacatcgatcgtagcaattggctaatgtcgtCACATACGACGCATCCACACTTTGATCGACCAGCTCGCGACGATATTGCATTCGTTTGTACGctgtcgaaagctttctcatagtcTAAGAAGGTTAAAAGAAGAgacaggcggtattcccggaaacctctatgaccctcgactggatgtggtccaaacagttgaacccctgacggagtccagcttgttcttgaggctgcgcttcatccagcgtcctacaTATGCgggtgaggatgatcttggtgaatactttgaataacacgctcagcaagcatatcggacggtagttccgcaGGACGTCTCGGTCAACtttattataaataagaaggttcgcgaggtctttcACTGGTTTGGGATcccttctttcttgttttttgtgcTCActacttattcctcaacccaaTCCGAACAGTGCCGAATGGAAAACCAAGAGATGAGATTTTCAGCCATCGCAACACTTGATCAGTATTGACTtggagttttgtttttcaaatttctactcGTTTTTACCGGACTTGCATGTGCgtatattacatattttatacatatattttagaTTGCGTACAGTTCAATTTTTGCTGTGATACTCCTTCACTTTCTATTGGCCCTGACCTTTAAGGTGAGTTGCGTATTTGTAACCTGCTGTTTTAATAATAGGAGATTTTATTGAGTATTCGAAAGGTTGCACTTCATTTGCTAATCAGTGGTCTTAttaaaagtgcaaaaagtTCTTGTTTCGTTCACATGAGTGGATCCAATTATTAGGGTGGTGGTGCCATTAATTTGTTCCGGTCAGCCTGACGTTGTTAATGAAcacagaaatttcaaatacgCGTAAGTTTGCGGCTTTCAAAACGCTTCTGCACGTAGCGACTCAATGTTAGCTTTTCGCTAGGTGACGATATTGTAGAACTTCATTGCGAGAAGAACACCTCCGTGAAATTAGTGGCAATGAAATTTCCACAAGTTGATGAGATTCTTGTGTAATTTTACTAGTAATAGAGGATAGTTTCTCTAGAGTCGTTATATGTAGAAGTGTTTGAAACTATAATACAGATAAACATTTACCTCTGACCTCTTTTATTCATCACTTCTTTACCAACGCTAGAGTTACATAAAGAAAGCGGTGATGATCTGATTTCCGATCATTTCGTTCTTTATTCCTCCTGCTCCTTCCAGTCCAATCATTTTCTGTAGgttcttcacaaaatttcaattctattGATCTCAAGTGGTAATGCGAATGAAACTGTCACAAAAAGTAGAGTTTTGAGACAGAATGTGATCCGTTGAGTCAAAAATGCAATGTTATAGTAGTTAGGTTTGAAGCGCCAATAACGCCGCAGTACTTCGCACAGAGACCGCGACTGCAAGGTAACTATGATTGTCCTTTCTATCAAATACgcactcagaaaaaaaggaccgGCAAGATGACggttttttgtgatttttcaacTCATGTGTTAGTGGTCACTTAcacttagatttttttgtttaccttgTTGTTTATCTTGTTGTCACACAGCGCAACCCAGCGCGAAGATGGAACTCTTCTTGTTTGGCATAATAGCATAAAGTAAGGATTATTGTTCACCGATACTTGCCAGCTGAATGAAAAACGAAATACAAACTACcaccgaggaaaaaaaaaccagtgttGACATagttttttgtcatttttggaAGACTACCCTGAAATTTAGGTATACTTTTTCGACGCTGCTCATCCTTTGCCACCTAAATCATCTCACGCTTCTCCTATTGTAAAAGATAGTGATG
This is a stretch of genomic DNA from Necator americanus strain Aroian chromosome II, whole genome shotgun sequence. It encodes these proteins:
- a CDS encoding hypothetical protein (NECATOR_CHRII.G6848.T1); translated protein: MRKLSTAYKRMQYRRELVDQSVDASYVTTLANCYDRCTTRIQIFHRPLTIPIEKEVRQGNTLSPKLFMAVLQWIMKSLFWEEKGIRVDGRFLSNLRFADDIVPFSRSTNEAETMLKKPQRKAGKRIGLRINRKKT